One region of Brassica napus cultivar Da-Ae chromosome A10, Da-Ae, whole genome shotgun sequence genomic DNA includes:
- the LOC106420269 gene encoding uncharacterized protein LOC106420269: MERNKPAESRAGDEPELLKYMSKLPVFLERADTHTPREKLLSVGVLDWDRLEKWQHSHNRMMPVKSRYPSVVYQTDASLVPHRDESSAGPSNVHNRPRKHRSSRQSNLMSNPGGETVREYRETIGGTRKKKHRGHRSFGIPDEQLGPITDAQEGCEKKDLKEKIGPKLGTSEAGVNMEVNSKVDGSRRKKSEKKSRERKRYDHDGELGRSQQGEAKLYDSSKKLGREEAKTCKRSSTNKVSVGHGVEVNYCAQHSCSLPCKADGCSAKSNIALADADPNRNSAKISQCVPLSAKASNTSSRGKISEDRASSLLSVKHCGDEPAQRQDSTSHKPVSKKGRSISPFQRLSFSMGKASKTNSERVSGSTTQPESMANSTKTVSQNSAVSSGVDGLDCNKPSENDTTTTSHLRRFLEPLLKPRATHSDNSVEGPRGQGVQRIKLGIKGCRSVNVNDSAHEKKVGSSMVRAVLRVTVKNNQPLFTFAVNKETDIIAATQKKMGSSDEGECTSVYTFFSIKDHKRNSAWLNQRSRGQTHGIISDVVAQMRVSSSFRSGFIREFVLFSVELDQESTEKSDVQLKNELAAIIVKMPRWFNRRASVNTVHDHTALSKEFGDPIKDRAFDQGISATVILQSGVHSMPHKGGPSSLIQRWRTGGSCDCGGWDMGCNLIILTNQHNNSCKNSTTSNSPPSSNRFELYFLGEQAEEHPFLSYKPIKEGLYSVVYDSSLSQLQAFSICMALAESRKMTEITLEQKSSCDERKARAETVPNGNTIGYEAPLSPVGRV; encoded by the exons ATGGAGAGGAATAAACCAGCGGAGAGTCGGGCTGGTGATGAGCCTGAACTTCTTAAGTATATGTCGAAGCTGCCGGTTTTCTTGGAGAGAGCTGATACTCATACTCCTCGGGAGAAGCTCttgagcgttggtgttcttgaCTGGGACCGCTTGGAGAAGTGGCAGCATAGCCATAACCGAATGATGCCTGTGAAGAGTAGATACCCTTCGGTTGTTTACCAGACAGATGCTTCATTGGTTCCGCATAGGGATGAGTCGTCTGCTGGTCCGAGCAATGTGCATAACCGTCCAAGGAAACATCGTAGCTCACGGCAGTCTAATCTCATGTCAAATCCTGGTGGAGAAACTGTAAGAGAGTATCGAGAAACCATAGGAGGTACACGGAAAAAGAAACATAGAGGCCATAGGAGTTTCGGCATACCTGATGAGCAGCTTGGTCCAATTACTGATGCGCAAGAGGGATGTGAGAAGAAGGACCTGAAAGAGAAGATTGGCCCGAAACTTGGAACTTCAGAGGCTGGCGTGAACATGGAAGTAAACTCTAAGGTTGATGGTAGTAGACGTAAGAAGAGTGAGAAGAAGTCACGCGAAAGAAAGCGATATGATCATGATGGGGAACTCGGTCGAAGCCAGCAGGGGGAAGCTAAGCTCTATGACTCAAGTAAGAAGCTAGGTCGAGAAGAGGCTAAGACCTGCAAGAGAAGTTCGACTAATAAAGTTAGCGTAGGTCATGGTGTTGAAGTAAATTACTGTGCTCAACATTCTTGCTCCTTGCCATGTAAAGCTGACGGCTGTTCGGCAAAAAGTAACATTGCCTTGGCTGATGCGGACCCGAACCGGAATTCAGCTAAAATATCTCAGTGTGTGCCACTCTCAGCAAAAGCAAGTAATACATCTTCAAGAGGTAAGATCTCAGAAGACAGAGCATCATCTTTGTTATCTGTGAAACATTGTGGGGATGAGCCTGCCCAGAGACAAGATTCAACGTCACACAAACCTGTCTCTAAAAAGGGGAGAAGTATATCACCTTTTCAGCGGCTTAGCTTCAGTATGGGTAAGGCCAGCAAAACTAACAGTGAACGAGTTTCTGGTTCCACCACCCAGCCAGAGTCAATGGCTAACTCCACAAAGACCGTTTCACAAAACTCGGCTGTTTCATCTGGCGTTGACGGCTTAGACTGCAACAAACCGAGCGAAAATGATACAACCACGACAAGCCATTTAAGAAGGTTTCTAGAACCTCTACTGAAGCCAAGAGCAACTCACTCCGACAATTCTGTGGAGGGGCCTAGAGGTCAAGGTGTTCAAAGAATAAAATTGGGTATCAAAGGTTGCAGATCAGTAAATGTGAATGATTCAGCTCACGAGAAGAAGGTAGGATCATCCATGGTTCGAGCTGTTCTGCGGGTAACAGTTAAGAACAATCAGCCACTCTTTACATTTGCAGTGAACAAAGAAACGGACATTATTGCTGCCACCCAAAAGAAAATGGGAAGCTCGGATGAGGGTGAATGCACTAGCGTTTATACTTTCTTCTCTATCAAAGACCATAAGAGAAATAGCGCATGGTTAAACCAAAGAAGCAGAGGCCAAACACATGGTATCATCTCTGATGTTGTTGCTCAGATGCGGGTTTCTAGCTCTTTCCGGTCTGGTTTCATCAGAGAGTTTGTTCTCTTCTCTGTAGAACTTGATCAAGAGAGCACGGAAAAGTCTGATGTTCAGTTGAAAAACGAGCTGGCTGCGATCATCGTGAAGATGCCAAGATGGTTTAACAGGAGGGCATCAGTAAACACGGTTCATGATCACACTGCACTCAGTAAAGAGTTCGGAGATCCAATCAAAGATAGGGCTTTTGATCAAGGCATTAGTGCTACGGTCATACTTCAAAGCGGGGTTCACAGTATGCCTCATAAAGGAGGCCCGTCGTCTTTGATCCAGCGATGGAGAACAGGTGGTTCTTGCGATTGTGGAGGCTGGGATATGGGCTGCAATCTCATAATCCTTACAAACCAGCACAACAACTCATGCAAGAATTCAACAACCTCAAACTCACCACCCTCTTCAAACCGTTTCGAGCTTTACTTTCTG GGAGAACAAGCAGAAGAACATCCATTCTTGAGCTATAAACCAATCAAGGAAGGGTTATATTCAGTTGTCTATGATTCATCCCTTTCTCAGCTACAAGCTTTCTCCATATGTATGGCACTTGCAGAGAGTAGGAAAATGACAGAGATCACCCTTGAGCAAAAAAGCTCATGTGATGAACGTAAAGCCAGAGCGGAAACCGTGCCTAATGGCAATACCATCGGGTATGAAGCCCCACTCTCACCTGTTGGGCGGGTCtga